The Marinobacter subterrani genome has a segment encoding these proteins:
- a CDS encoding ComF family protein, translated as MNQMIKGLNWLSTFMELKVNSVRQGGLCVACLCPNAFNGLCQPCRADLPVNRWHCRCCALPLAFPSAELLCGDCLKFPPPFSLSCIPWRYQYPLDGMIGRYKYNGQRKFARPLLADFAGLLEQRLNSEALPKPDVLVPAPMDSKRRRRRGFNQARDMAEYLARDLGIPVAAGLVRRVRRVRAQRELNREARLANLRGVFEVTSAAPERVAIVDDVVTTGATVRVLASALREAGARDIQVWALARTPG; from the coding sequence ATGAATCAGATGATAAAGGGACTGAACTGGCTGTCAACCTTCATGGAACTAAAGGTTAACAGCGTCAGGCAGGGCGGACTCTGTGTTGCCTGCCTTTGCCCCAATGCTTTCAACGGGTTATGCCAGCCATGCCGGGCCGACCTGCCAGTTAACCGCTGGCACTGCCGCTGCTGCGCCCTGCCCCTGGCTTTCCCTTCTGCAGAGCTGCTGTGCGGCGACTGCCTGAAGTTCCCGCCACCGTTTTCGCTCTCCTGCATTCCGTGGCGCTACCAGTATCCCCTGGACGGCATGATCGGCCGCTACAAATACAACGGGCAGCGCAAGTTTGCCCGGCCACTGCTGGCAGACTTTGCAGGTCTTCTTGAACAGCGCCTGAACAGCGAAGCGTTACCAAAACCGGATGTGCTGGTGCCCGCCCCGATGGATTCAAAACGCCGGCGCAGGCGCGGCTTCAATCAGGCCCGGGATATGGCCGAATATCTCGCGCGGGACCTGGGGATTCCGGTGGCTGCCGGGCTGGTGCGCCGCGTCCGCCGGGTACGGGCGCAGCGGGAACTGAACCGGGAGGCCAGGCTGGCCAATCTTCGCGGGGTATTCGAGGTTACGTCTGCGGCTCCCGAGCGGGTGGCCATTGTGGACGATGTGGTGACGACGGGGGCGACGGTTCGGGTTCTGGCTTCGGCATTGCGGGAGGCGGGGGCCAGGGATATTCAGGTTTGGGCTTTGGCTCGGACGCCTGGCTAG
- a CDS encoding NAD(P)/FAD-dependent oxidoreductase produces the protein MSPGVMVSGPGRRFPLAPGDGVCSGIRPVCGAGKVSGDILETETVVIGAGVVGLTIASALAKNGRDVIVLERGERFGEGISSRNSEVIHAGIYYPEHSLKAKLCVEGRQRLYDYCQSRKVEHRKCGKWIVAASESQARKLEDIQLAAARNGVELARHDRGAIKRHVPQITACSGLWSPETGIIDSHGLMLSLLGELEDAGGQLVLRSPVVAAESANDHHLLRVGGDNPLTLKAASVINAAGLGAVPLAKAWAGLPEHHKPQQWFARGIYFSYSGRHPFNTLIYPVPEPGGLGVHLTLDLAGQARFGPDVEWIEREDYTVNPDRLGTFATGIRQWWPELDPSRLQPAYAGIRPKLAGPDSGFADFRIDGPEDHGVPGLVNLFGIESPGLTSCLAIADLVQKKLI, from the coding sequence ATGAGCCCCGGAGTAATGGTTTCAGGGCCTGGGCGACGGTTTCCACTGGCGCCCGGAGATGGGGTATGCTCCGGTATTCGACCGGTATGTGGAGCGGGAAAAGTGTCCGGAGACATCCTTGAAACAGAAACCGTGGTCATTGGCGCGGGCGTCGTCGGCCTGACGATCGCCAGTGCACTGGCAAAAAACGGGCGTGATGTCATCGTTCTGGAACGGGGAGAGCGGTTCGGAGAAGGCATTTCGTCGCGCAACAGTGAAGTGATCCATGCCGGAATCTACTACCCGGAGCATTCACTGAAAGCAAAGCTGTGCGTCGAAGGCCGCCAGCGGCTTTATGACTACTGCCAGAGCCGCAAGGTCGAGCACCGGAAATGCGGTAAATGGATTGTCGCCGCCAGCGAATCCCAGGCCCGGAAACTCGAGGATATCCAGCTTGCGGCGGCCCGCAATGGTGTTGAACTTGCCCGGCACGACCGGGGCGCCATCAAGCGCCATGTCCCGCAAATTACTGCCTGCTCCGGCCTCTGGTCACCCGAAACCGGCATCATCGACAGCCACGGCCTCATGCTCTCGCTGCTCGGAGAGTTGGAAGATGCCGGTGGCCAGCTTGTTCTCCGGTCACCCGTCGTTGCGGCAGAATCCGCCAACGACCACCACCTGCTCCGGGTCGGGGGTGACAACCCGCTGACACTGAAAGCTGCCAGCGTTATCAACGCCGCCGGCCTCGGCGCCGTTCCGCTGGCAAAAGCCTGGGCAGGCCTGCCCGAGCATCATAAACCGCAGCAATGGTTCGCCCGTGGCATCTACTTCAGTTACAGCGGCCGCCATCCCTTTAACACATTGATCTACCCCGTCCCCGAGCCCGGCGGACTGGGTGTTCATCTCACCCTCGACCTGGCCGGCCAGGCCCGCTTCGGTCCCGACGTTGAATGGATAGAGCGGGAAGACTACACCGTTAACCCCGACCGTCTCGGAACCTTCGCTACGGGTATCCGCCAGTGGTGGCCTGAACTCGACCCCTCAAGGCTCCAGCCGGCCTACGCCGGCATTCGCCCAAAGTTGGCGGGGCCGGATAGTGGCTTTGCCGATTTCCGAATTGATGGTCCGGAAGATCATGGGGTGCCGGGCCTGGTTAACCTGTTTGGAATTGAATCACCGGGACTGACTTCGTGCCTGGCAATCGCTGATTTGGTTCAAAAGAAACTGATCTGA
- a CDS encoding serine/threonine protein kinase — translation MTQDPALAASSHPYDALTPDMILDAMEDAGFAVSGRLFALNSYENRVYQVGLDESPPVITKFYRPGRWTETEIREEHDFTLELLQADIPVVAPMQLDSGDTLGRHGDFLFAVFQQRGGQAPDTSVTDTLYRLGQWLGQIHNIGALRPFTHRPGIALLDGIETSNRLLVEGGWIPTDLRPAWDSLIPDLQTLCAARIDEAGPVDTLRLHGDCHAGNILCREEQMLFVDLDDCRSGPAIQDMWLLLNGDDLERGSQLGELLEGYEMFRDFNRRERHLIEPLRCYRQIAHCAWLAKRWDDPAFPRFFPWFGQPRFWSDQILSLREQLSTLQSPAITVPGQY, via the coding sequence ATGACTCAAGACCCCGCACTTGCCGCATCCAGCCATCCGTATGACGCACTGACGCCCGATATGATCCTGGACGCGATGGAAGACGCCGGGTTTGCTGTGAGTGGTCGGCTTTTTGCGCTCAACAGTTACGAAAACCGGGTCTACCAGGTGGGGCTGGACGAAAGCCCGCCGGTGATCACCAAGTTCTACCGGCCCGGCCGGTGGACCGAGACGGAGATCCGGGAGGAACACGACTTTACCCTGGAGCTTTTGCAGGCCGACATTCCGGTTGTGGCGCCGATGCAACTTGACTCGGGGGACACCCTCGGCCGCCATGGCGACTTCCTGTTCGCGGTGTTCCAGCAACGTGGCGGTCAGGCTCCGGATACCAGCGTGACAGATACGCTCTACCGGCTGGGCCAGTGGCTGGGCCAGATTCACAACATTGGCGCACTGAGACCGTTTACCCACCGGCCGGGCATAGCGTTGCTGGACGGTATCGAAACGAGTAACCGGTTGCTGGTGGAGGGCGGCTGGATCCCCACGGATCTTCGGCCCGCCTGGGACAGCCTGATTCCGGATCTTCAAACGCTATGCGCCGCTCGTATCGATGAGGCAGGCCCGGTTGACACCCTGCGCCTGCATGGCGACTGCCACGCCGGCAACATTCTTTGCCGGGAGGAGCAGATGCTGTTCGTGGATCTGGACGATTGCCGCTCCGGGCCGGCCATTCAGGATATGTGGTTGCTGCTTAATGGCGACGACCTCGAACGCGGGTCCCAGCTCGGCGAATTGCTGGAGGGCTACGAGATGTTCCGTGATTTCAACCGCCGAGAACGCCACCTGATTGAGCCATTACGCTGCTACCGACAGATCGCCCACTGCGCCTGGCTGGCCAAACGCTGGGATGACCCGGCCTTTCCGCGATTTTTTCCCTGGTTCGGCCAGCCCCGATTCTGGTCCGACCAGATTCTCTCGCTGCGGGAGCAGCTCTCCACCCTGCAGTCGCCGGCAATCACGGTTCCGGGGCAGTACTAG
- the cmoA gene encoding carboxy-S-adenosyl-L-methionine synthase CmoA, whose protein sequence is MSKARRPSEMPEQLPDRLFATERRPEDFRFDASVARVFPDMIRRSVPGYTTIIPMIEVITEQYAQPGSYCYDLGCSLGASTLAMRHGIPYEDCTLVGVDNSEAMIERCEHYIALDDNHLPVTLRCEDILATELSNASVTTLNFTLQFVDPQQRASLLARIADATRPGGVLILSEKIRFESDSEQAIQTRLHHEFKRANGYSDLEISQKRTAIEQVLIPETLAAHRARLLAAGFDEVLVWYQCFNFVSMLAIKANTSDTD, encoded by the coding sequence ATGAGTAAGGCCCGACGCCCTTCCGAAATGCCAGAGCAATTGCCAGACCGGCTGTTCGCCACCGAGCGCCGCCCAGAGGATTTCCGCTTTGATGCGTCGGTGGCCCGGGTCTTCCCTGATATGATCCGGCGTTCCGTACCCGGTTACACCACCATCATTCCGATGATCGAGGTGATTACCGAGCAATACGCGCAACCCGGCTCCTACTGCTACGACCTGGGGTGCTCACTCGGCGCCTCGACCCTGGCAATGCGCCACGGAATTCCCTACGAGGACTGCACCCTGGTGGGGGTGGACAACTCCGAGGCAATGATCGAGCGCTGCGAGCACTACATTGCCCTGGACGACAACCACCTGCCCGTTACCCTGCGGTGCGAGGACATTCTGGCCACCGAACTGAGCAACGCCTCGGTCACGACACTCAACTTCACCCTGCAGTTTGTCGACCCCCAGCAACGCGCCAGCCTGCTTGCCCGGATTGCCGACGCAACCCGGCCCGGGGGAGTACTGATCCTGTCGGAGAAAATCCGGTTTGAATCCGACAGTGAACAGGCGATACAGACGCGCCTGCACCACGAATTCAAACGCGCCAATGGCTATTCGGATCTGGAGATCAGTCAGAAGCGCACGGCCATTGAGCAGGTACTGATTCCCGAAACGCTCGCCGCCCACAGGGCACGGCTGCTGGCGGCAGGCTTCGATGAGGTTCTGGTCTGGTACCAGTGCTTTAACTTTGTTTCCATGCTCGCCATCAAGGCCAACACATCCGACACCGACTGA
- the cmoB gene encoding tRNA 5-methoxyuridine(34)/uridine 5-oxyacetic acid(34) synthase CmoB produces MADFDWKTRFGPLLDQLAQDGLIDWAETLRQQLTRRFDDNPHGDLDRWQAALTRLPQMTDAQAHLDRSAVTLSSLHPLAPEQQEQLLQGLRGLMPWRKGPFDFFGTRIDTEWRSDWKWDRVAPHLSDLAGRRILDVGCGSGYHCWRMLGEGAGRVIGIDPGLLFLFQFLSVKDYLGDVPVDLLPVRMEDLPEGLETFDTTFSMGVLYHRRAPLDHLLELKGTLRRGGELVLETLVVEGPEGYSLMPEDRYGQMRNVWFLPTCDTLLRWLDRSGYRNARVVDVTATSTDEQRSTDWMRFNSLQDFLDPNDPSKTVEGYPGPLRATLIAEKP; encoded by the coding sequence ATGGCAGATTTTGACTGGAAAACCCGGTTCGGGCCGCTTCTCGATCAGCTTGCACAGGACGGCCTGATTGACTGGGCAGAAACGCTCAGGCAGCAACTGACCCGCCGCTTTGACGACAACCCTCACGGTGATCTCGATCGCTGGCAGGCCGCCCTCACCCGCCTGCCCCAGATGACCGATGCGCAGGCACACCTGGATCGATCCGCGGTCACACTGTCATCTCTACACCCCCTGGCGCCGGAACAGCAGGAACAACTGCTGCAGGGATTGCGCGGGCTCATGCCCTGGCGCAAGGGGCCTTTCGATTTTTTCGGCACCCGGATCGATACCGAATGGCGCTCCGACTGGAAATGGGACAGGGTAGCCCCCCACCTGTCCGACCTTGCCGGCCGCCGGATCCTGGATGTCGGGTGCGGTTCCGGCTATCACTGCTGGCGCATGCTCGGTGAAGGTGCGGGCCGGGTTATCGGAATCGACCCCGGCCTGCTGTTTCTGTTCCAGTTCCTAAGCGTCAAGGACTACCTCGGCGATGTTCCCGTGGACCTGCTGCCCGTGCGCATGGAGGATCTGCCGGAAGGTCTGGAGACCTTCGACACCACCTTTTCCATGGGCGTGCTCTACCATCGCCGGGCACCGCTGGACCACCTGCTTGAACTCAAGGGAACGCTTCGCAGAGGTGGCGAACTGGTCCTGGAAACACTGGTGGTAGAAGGGCCTGAGGGCTACAGCCTGATGCCGGAGGATCGATACGGGCAGATGCGAAATGTCTGGTTCCTGCCCACCTGCGACACCCTGCTGCGTTGGCTGGACCGCTCCGGGTACCGCAATGCCAGAGTAGTGGATGTGACCGCCACCAGCACCGACGAACAGCGAAGCACCGACTGGATGCGTTTCAATTCCCTGCAGGACTTCCTGGACCCTAACGACCCGTCGAAAACCGTCGAAGGCTACCCGGGGCCCTTGCGGGCAACACTGATCGCCGAAAAACCCTGA
- a CDS encoding adenylosuccinate synthase: protein MGKNVVVLGTQWGDEGKGKIVDLLTDKVTAVVRFQGGHNAGHTLVIDGKRTALHLIPSGILRQHVYCLIGNGVVLSPEALLKEVRELEANGVAVRDRLRISLACPLILRTHVRIDQARERARGVDKIGTTGRGIGPAYEDKVSRRGLRLGDLCNLAGFEVKLREIMSYHNFILTEYFKEEAEDIDAALDELRQMGEEILPMAADVTDMLHDFRKRGENILFEGAQGSLLDIDLGTYPYVTSSNTTAGGTATGSGFGPLFLDYVLGITKAYTTRVGSGPFPTELFDDMGQHLAVKGNEVGTTTGRSRRCGWFDAVALRHAIQINSVSGICLTKLDVLDGLETVKVCVGYKTPNGEIFRPPIGCDSYQDIEPVYAELPGWSESTVGLTGIDQLPENARAYIRFLEEQIEAPIDIISTGPDRIETITLRHPFGE from the coding sequence ATGGGTAAAAACGTTGTTGTGCTGGGCACCCAGTGGGGTGATGAAGGCAAGGGTAAGATTGTTGACCTGCTGACTGACAAGGTCACGGCTGTGGTTCGCTTTCAGGGCGGGCACAACGCCGGGCACACCCTGGTGATTGATGGCAAGCGAACAGCGCTTCATCTGATCCCTTCCGGTATCCTCCGCCAGCATGTTTACTGCCTCATCGGAAACGGCGTCGTGCTGTCTCCGGAGGCGCTGCTCAAGGAGGTGCGTGAGCTTGAAGCCAATGGCGTTGCGGTTCGTGACCGCTTGCGCATCAGCCTTGCCTGCCCCCTGATTCTGCGCACCCATGTTCGCATTGACCAGGCCCGGGAAAGGGCCCGTGGTGTCGACAAGATCGGTACCACCGGCCGTGGCATTGGCCCGGCCTATGAGGACAAGGTTTCCCGCCGTGGTCTGCGCCTGGGTGACCTGTGCAACCTGGCCGGATTCGAAGTAAAACTGCGCGAGATCATGTCGTACCACAACTTCATCCTGACCGAGTACTTCAAGGAAGAGGCCGAGGACATTGATGCCGCCCTGGACGAGCTCCGGCAGATGGGGGAAGAAATTCTGCCGATGGCCGCCGATGTTACCGACATGCTCCATGACTTCCGCAAGCGGGGTGAAAACATTCTGTTTGAAGGTGCCCAGGGCTCGCTTCTGGATATCGACCTTGGCACCTATCCGTATGTAACCTCCTCCAACACCACAGCGGGCGGCACCGCCACCGGTTCTGGTTTCGGCCCCCTGTTCCTGGATTACGTGCTGGGTATCACCAAGGCCTACACCACCCGTGTTGGTTCGGGCCCGTTCCCGACTGAACTGTTTGACGACATGGGCCAGCATCTGGCGGTCAAGGGCAATGAAGTGGGCACCACCACCGGGCGCTCCCGCCGTTGTGGCTGGTTTGATGCCGTTGCCCTGCGCCATGCCATCCAGATCAACAGCGTTTCCGGCATCTGCCTGACCAAACTGGATGTTCTGGACGGCCTGGAAACCGTAAAGGTCTGCGTCGGTTACAAGACCCCGAACGGCGAAATCTTCCGCCCGCCCATCGGCTGCGACAGCTACCAGGATATTGAACCGGTGTATGCCGAGTTGCCGGGCTGGAGCGAGAGCACCGTGGGCCTCACCGGCATCGATCAGTTGCCGGAGAATGCCAGGGCCTACATCCGCTTCCTGGAGGAGCAGATCGAGGCGCCGATCGACATCATCTCCACCGGCCCGGACCGTATTGAGACCATTACGCTTCGTCATCCGTTTGGCGAATAA
- a CDS encoding ATP phosphoribosyltransferase regulatory subunit: MTVSDRWLLPDGVEDILPPLAGQIESLRRDVMDTCQRWGYQLVIPPLIEYLESLFTGTGHDLELQTFKLTDQLTGRMMGVRADMTPQAARIDAHTLGQEGITRLCYAGHVLHTRPRHMLTGRTPIQAGCELFGSASEVADMEVISLMLETLRAAGLPRIHLDLAHVAIYESLIGEARFDRDTQAAIFDAMARKSVPELDELLGGCPAGSAGARLRQLARVSGGPEALTESRRILQGASESLDAALDQLSRVSEMLGRDYPEISFGFDFCELRGYNYHTGLVFAAYVPGHGDSVAKGGRYDAIGRDFGRARPATGFSLDIRALVSLGQRPQRKAGAVWAPVDDDPALEGVISGLRMTETVIRALPEDRDVDPAARGCDRKLVKQSGQWVVEKLG, from the coding sequence ATGACAGTATCTGATCGCTGGTTACTGCCGGACGGAGTAGAGGATATTCTGCCTCCGCTGGCCGGACAGATCGAGTCCCTGCGCCGGGATGTAATGGATACCTGCCAGCGCTGGGGCTACCAGCTGGTCATCCCGCCGCTTATCGAATACCTGGAGTCCCTGTTCACCGGAACCGGCCACGATCTGGAACTTCAGACCTTCAAGCTGACCGACCAGCTGACCGGTCGCATGATGGGCGTTCGAGCGGACATGACCCCCCAGGCGGCGCGGATAGACGCCCATACGCTTGGCCAGGAGGGCATTACCCGTCTCTGTTATGCCGGCCATGTCCTGCATACCCGTCCCCGGCATATGCTGACCGGTCGAACGCCAATCCAGGCCGGCTGTGAGCTCTTTGGCAGTGCATCCGAGGTGGCGGATATGGAAGTCATCAGCCTGATGCTGGAAACCCTTCGTGCTGCCGGCCTGCCCCGTATTCACCTGGATCTGGCCCACGTGGCGATTTACGAGAGCCTGATCGGTGAGGCGCGTTTCGACCGTGACACGCAGGCAGCGATTTTTGATGCCATGGCCCGAAAATCGGTGCCCGAGCTCGATGAGCTGCTTGGCGGCTGCCCTGCGGGATCTGCCGGGGCCCGCTTGCGGCAGCTCGCACGGGTCAGCGGTGGCCCGGAAGCGCTCACTGAGTCCCGGCGGATCCTGCAGGGTGCTTCTGAGAGCCTGGATGCGGCTCTGGATCAGTTGAGCCGCGTGTCAGAGATGCTCGGCCGGGATTACCCGGAAATCAGTTTCGGATTCGATTTCTGTGAGTTGCGCGGTTACAACTACCACACCGGGCTGGTGTTTGCGGCTTATGTGCCGGGCCATGGCGACTCGGTCGCCAAGGGTGGCCGTTACGATGCCATAGGCCGTGATTTTGGCCGCGCGCGGCCCGCCACCGGGTTCAGCCTCGACATCCGCGCACTGGTGTCCCTGGGGCAGCGACCGCAGCGCAAAGCCGGCGCGGTCTGGGCGCCGGTGGACGATGATCCCGCTCTGGAGGGCGTGATTTCCGGTCTGAGAATGACAGAAACCGTTATCCGGGCCCTGCCGGAAGACCGTGATGTGGATCCTGCCGCCAGAGGTTGTGACCGGAAGCTGGTAAAGCAGAGCGGCCAGTGGGTCGTGGAGAAGCTGGGCTGA